The Argopecten irradians isolate NY chromosome 4, Ai_NY, whole genome shotgun sequence genome has a window encoding:
- the LOC138322075 gene encoding uncharacterized protein, whose amino-acid sequence MADKDDGCYDDDDDDDDNDDDIDDGCYDDDDDDDIDDGCYDDDDDDIDDGCYDDDDDDDDDIDDGCYDDDDDDDNDDDIDDGCYDDDDDDDIDDGCYDDDDDDDDIDDGCYDDDNDDDIDDGCYDDDDDDDIDDGCYDDDDDDIDDGCYDDDDDDDDEDL is encoded by the coding sequence ATGATggttgttatgatgatgatgatgatgatgatgataatgatgatgacataGATGATggttgttatgatgatgatgatgatgatgacatagATGATggttgttatgatgatgatgatgatgacatagATGATggttgttatgatgatgatgatgatgatgatgatgacatagATGATggttgttatgatgatgatgatgatgatgataatgatgatgacataGATGATggttgttatgatgatgatgatgatgatgacatagATGATggttgttatgatgatgatgatgatgatgatgacatagATGATggttgttatgatgatgataatgatgatgacataGATGATggttgttatgatgatgatgatgatgatgacatagATGACggttgttatgatgatgatgatgatgacatagATGATggttgttatgatgatgatgatgatgatgatgatgaagatttATGA
- the LOC138320489 gene encoding neuronal acetylcholine receptor subunit beta-3-like → MKSATGIVFFWIIVTSILVVTNSSPTWQDVKNAYTFIFTDYDKRVRPVLDQRDTLNVSMEFTLNSINEFNEKSQKLVIAGWFTISWFDEKLNWNASDFNNVSRIVADSNLVWLPHIVLINTFGRLNMLAQSATSVWVDNDGQVTWFPADSYVVTCVVDITYYPFDTQTCQLSFEIWDLLSSEVSFVTSSDSFDEKYFEENVEWLLLSYEIERDSPEDDDISYVTYSLRLKRRPKFVIITMIAPVILLAFLNVCVFLIPSSSGEKNSFCVTVYLSYAVFLGIISSELPHSSLNVSYLAMYLLALLVFSVIIVFVTVVQVRLYIEYGDTPPPPCISWLLMCCKSTRQRKVSDKETEEMTDSRAEVMTQVLLKDVLPKLDVPLFCLFFFILFVMTLATIGRIVFTQSD, encoded by the coding sequence ATGAAATCAGCGACAGGCATCGTTTTCTTTTGGATCATAGTGACATCTATACTAGTTGTCACTAACTCGTCACCAACATGGCAAGATGTCAAAAATGCATACACCTTCATTTTTACCGATTACGACAAGCGCGTTCGTCCTGTTTTAGACCAAAGGGACACCTTAAATGTGTCTATGGAATTCACGTTGAATTCTATCAACGAGTTCAATGAAAAATCACAGAAACTTGTGATAGCTGGCTGGTTCACTATATCATGGTTTGACGAAAAATTAAACTGGAACGCCTCCGACTTCAACAACGTGTCACGTATCGTTGCTGATTCGAATTTAGTATGGCTGCCGCACATTGTCCTGATCAACACATTTGGTAGATTGAACATGCTTGCACAATCGGCTACCAGTGTCTGGGTGGACAACGATGGTCAAGTGACATGGTTTCCAGCAGACAGTTATGTCGTGACGTGTGTGGttgatataacatactacccTTTCGATACACAAACATGTCAGCTGTCCTTCGAAATATGGGACTTGCTTTCTTCAGAAGTGTCCTTTGTTACCTCATCAGATtcatttgatgaaaaatatttcgAGGAAAATGTAGAATGGCTATTGCTAAGCTACGAGATTGAAAGAGACTCACCTGAAGATGATGATATTTCGTATGTAACTTATTCATTGCGTCTGAAGAGGAGACCAAAATTTGTTATCATAACAATGATCGCCCCTGTCATCCTTCTGGCGTTTCTCAACGTTTGTGTCTTCCTCATCCCGTCGTCTTCGGGAGAGAAGAATTCGTTCTGTGTTACCGTGTACCTGTCGTATGCTGTGTTCTTGGGGATAATCAGCTCTGAACTTCCACACAGCTCTCTGAACGTATCCTACCTGGCCATGTATCTCCTCGCCCTATTGGTGTTCAGTGTAATAATAGTGTTCGTCACTGTCGTACAAGTTCGTCTCTACATCGAATATGGAGACACTCCGCCGCCACCATGTATTTCCTGGCTTTTAATGTGTTGTAAGTCAACAAGACAACGAAAAGTGAGTGACAAGGAGACAGAAGAAATGACTGACAGTCGCGCTGAAGTGATGACACAAGTTTTGTTGAAAGACGTCCTGCCCAAGCTTGATGTTCCGCTCTTCTGTTTATTCTTCTTCATCCTGTTTGTGATGACACTCGCCACTATTGGTCGCATTGTATTTACACAGTCCGACTGA